The Agrococcus carbonis genome has a window encoding:
- a CDS encoding thiolase family protein: MPEALLVGGVRTPVGRYGGALASIRPDDLAALVVGEAVRRAGIEGQPVDEVILGGANQAGEDNRNVARMAALLAGLPDETPGITVNRLCSSGMSAIIMASQMIRAGDADLVIAGGVESMTRAPWVQAKPERAWAKPGEAFDTSIGWRFTNPRLAARDKATFSMPETAEEVARVDGITREDADAFALRSHERAIAAIDAGRFADEIVAVPTKAGDVAVDEGPRRETTMDALARLRPVVAGGSVVTAGNASSLNDGASAIVVASDAAVERLGLTPRARVVGGASAGIAPEIMGLGPVPATEKLLARTGLSIDDLRAIELNEAFATQSLGTIRRLGLDESIVNADGGAIALGHPLGSSGSRLVVTLLGRMEREGADRGLATMCVGVGQGTSIIVERV; encoded by the coding sequence ATGCCCGAGGCCCTTCTCGTCGGCGGCGTCCGCACGCCCGTCGGCCGCTACGGCGGCGCACTCGCGAGCATCCGCCCCGACGACCTCGCCGCCCTCGTGGTCGGCGAGGCCGTGCGCCGCGCCGGCATCGAGGGCCAGCCGGTCGACGAGGTGATCCTCGGCGGCGCCAACCAGGCCGGCGAGGACAACCGCAACGTCGCCCGCATGGCCGCGCTGCTCGCGGGCCTGCCCGACGAGACGCCCGGCATCACCGTCAACCGGCTCTGCTCGAGCGGCATGTCGGCCATCATCATGGCCTCGCAGATGATCCGCGCCGGCGACGCCGACCTCGTGATCGCCGGCGGCGTCGAGTCGATGACCCGCGCGCCCTGGGTGCAGGCGAAGCCCGAGCGGGCGTGGGCGAAGCCCGGCGAGGCGTTCGACACGTCGATCGGCTGGCGCTTCACCAACCCGCGGCTCGCGGCGCGCGACAAGGCGACCTTCTCGATGCCCGAGACCGCCGAGGAGGTCGCGCGCGTCGACGGCATCACCCGCGAGGACGCGGACGCGTTCGCGCTGCGCTCGCACGAGCGCGCGATCGCAGCGATCGACGCCGGCCGCTTCGCCGACGAGATCGTCGCCGTGCCGACCAAGGCCGGCGACGTGGCGGTCGACGAGGGCCCGCGACGGGAGACGACGATGGATGCGCTCGCGCGCCTCCGCCCCGTCGTGGCCGGAGGGTCGGTGGTCACCGCCGGCAACGCATCCAGCCTCAACGACGGCGCATCGGCGATCGTCGTCGCGAGCGACGCCGCCGTCGAACGGCTCGGCCTGACGCCCCGCGCGCGCGTCGTGGGTGGCGCGAGCGCCGGCATCGCGCCGGAGATCATGGGGCTCGGGCCCGTGCCCGCGACCGAGAAGCTGCTCGCGCGCACCGGGCTCTCGATCGACGACCTCCGGGCGATCGAGCTCAACGAGGCGTTCGCGACGCAGTCGCTCGGCACGATCCGGCGGCTCGGGCTTGACGAGTCGATCGTCAACGCCGATGGCGGCGCGATCGCGCTCGGCCACCCGCTCGGCTCCTCGGGCTCGCGGCTCGTCGTGACGCTGCTCGGCCGCATGGAGCGCGAGGGCGCCGACCGGGGCCTCGCCACGATGTGCGTCGGCGTCGGCCAGGGGACGTCGATCATCGTGGAGCGCGTATGA
- a CDS encoding enoyl-CoA hydratase/isomerase family protein, with amino-acid sequence MSETLRIEDRGTHLLATLDRPEKRNAIDQELVDALHALCARLEVERRTLVLAGAGGSFAAGADIAQLRERRAPDALAGINTRCFQRIRALPMPVIAVLDGYALGGGAELAYAADIRIGTPTLKIGNPETGLGIIAAAGATWRLPQIVGDALASEMLLTGRILGADEALAAGLVSAVLEPEAALARATELAERVAALDPAATQATKRALLAPAHEHPRIELSEQAVLFESDEKMRRMTDFLERRGRSSGNRPAERGSADTSPGETNSAPSSAAATSRADTDQEQR; translated from the coding sequence ATGAGCGAGACCCTCCGCATCGAGGATCGCGGCACCCACCTGCTCGCCACCCTCGACCGCCCCGAGAAGCGCAACGCCATCGACCAGGAGCTCGTCGACGCACTCCACGCCCTCTGCGCCCGGCTCGAGGTCGAGCGCCGCACCCTCGTGCTCGCGGGCGCCGGCGGCTCGTTCGCGGCCGGCGCCGACATCGCGCAGCTGCGCGAGCGCCGCGCGCCCGACGCGCTCGCCGGCATCAACACCCGCTGCTTCCAGCGCATCCGCGCCCTGCCGATGCCGGTGATCGCCGTGCTCGACGGCTACGCGCTCGGCGGCGGCGCCGAGCTCGCCTACGCCGCCGACATCCGCATCGGCACGCCGACGCTCAAGATCGGCAACCCCGAGACCGGGCTCGGCATCATCGCCGCGGCCGGCGCGACCTGGCGGCTGCCCCAGATCGTCGGCGACGCGCTCGCGAGCGAGATGCTGCTCACCGGCCGCATCCTGGGCGCCGACGAGGCGCTCGCCGCGGGCCTCGTGAGCGCCGTGCTCGAGCCCGAGGCGGCCCTCGCGCGCGCGACCGAGCTCGCCGAGCGGGTCGCCGCGCTCGACCCGGCCGCGACCCAGGCGACCAAGCGCGCGCTGCTCGCGCCCGCGCATGAGCACCCGCGCATCGAGCTCAGCGAGCAGGCGGTGCTGTTCGAGAGCGACGAGAAGATGCGCCGCATGACCGACTTCCTCGAGCGGCGCGGCCGCTCGAGCGGCAACCGCCCGGCAGAGCGCGGCTCGGCCGACACCAGCCCGGGCGAGACCAACTCCGCCCCCAGCAGCGCGGCTGCCACCAGCCGAGCCGACACCGATCAGGAGCAGCGATGA
- a CDS encoding acyl-CoA dehydrogenase family protein — protein MTTDLLDLESLLTDEERAVRARVRALVDREVRPHIADWFERGHFPRELAPVLGEAGLLGMHLTGHGCAGRSAVEYGIAMQELEAGDSGIRTFVSVQGSLAMTAIAKHGSEEQRQQWLPRMAAGEAIGCFGLTEPGAGSDPGAMTTFARRDGDDWVLDGAKRWIGLASIADVAVIWAQTEEGVRGFLVETSAQGRPTPGFTATPIEPKLSMRASIQCDIVLDGVRVPESARLPEARGLRAPFECLNEARYGIAWGALGAGRDALEVALAYAGEREVFGRPLAGMQLTQARLAEMVLALQQAQLLALHLGRRKDAGLLRPHEISMGKLASCRTAIEIAREARALLGGNGVSLEHSPMRHAANLESVRTYEGTDEVHTLVIGQALTGIAAFRG, from the coding sequence ATGACTACCGACCTGCTCGATCTCGAATCGCTGCTCACCGACGAGGAGCGCGCGGTGCGCGCGCGGGTGCGGGCGCTCGTCGACCGGGAGGTCCGCCCGCACATCGCGGACTGGTTCGAGCGCGGGCACTTCCCGCGCGAGCTCGCGCCCGTGCTGGGCGAGGCCGGGCTGCTCGGCATGCACCTGACGGGCCACGGATGCGCGGGGCGCTCGGCGGTCGAGTACGGCATCGCGATGCAGGAGCTCGAGGCCGGCGACAGCGGCATCCGCACCTTCGTGTCGGTGCAGGGGTCGCTCGCGATGACGGCGATCGCGAAGCACGGGTCGGAGGAGCAGCGGCAGCAGTGGCTGCCGCGCATGGCGGCCGGCGAGGCGATCGGGTGCTTCGGGCTCACCGAGCCCGGCGCCGGGAGCGACCCCGGCGCGATGACGACGTTCGCGCGGCGCGACGGCGACGACTGGGTGCTCGACGGCGCGAAGCGCTGGATCGGGCTCGCGTCGATCGCGGACGTCGCGGTCATCTGGGCGCAGACCGAGGAAGGGGTGCGCGGCTTCCTCGTCGAGACCTCCGCGCAGGGCCGACCGACGCCGGGCTTCACCGCGACGCCGATCGAGCCGAAGCTCTCGATGCGCGCGTCGATCCAGTGCGACATCGTGCTCGACGGCGTGCGCGTGCCGGAGTCGGCGCGGCTCCCGGAGGCGCGCGGGCTGCGCGCGCCGTTCGAGTGCCTCAACGAGGCGCGCTACGGCATCGCGTGGGGCGCGCTCGGCGCCGGCCGCGATGCGCTCGAGGTCGCGCTCGCCTACGCGGGCGAGCGCGAGGTCTTCGGCCGGCCGCTCGCGGGCATGCAGCTGACGCAGGCGCGGCTCGCCGAGATGGTGCTCGCGCTGCAGCAGGCGCAGCTGCTCGCGCTGCACCTCGGCCGCCGCAAGGACGCGGGGCTGCTGCGCCCGCACGAGATCTCGATGGGCAAGCTCGCCTCCTGCCGCACCGCGATCGAGATCGCGCGCGAGGCGCGGGCGCTGCTCGGCGGCAACGGCGTCTCGCTCGAGCACTCCCCGATGCGGCACGCGGCCAACCTCGAGAGCGTGCGCACCTACGAGGGCACCGACGAGGTGCACACCCTCGTGATCGGGCAGGCGCTCACGGGCATCGCCGCCTTCCGCGGGTAG
- a CDS encoding 3-hydroxyacyl-CoA dehydrogenase family protein — protein sequence MTADDTDAVVGAGAPERVGVLGGGRMGAGIAHAFVLAGSQVVVVERDDVAAHAARERVTESLRRSVERGWSEPLAELEGRVATAVDVAAFAGSGLVIEAVPEDEALKADALGRVEAVLAPEAALASNTSSISIDRLAAGLARPERFLGLHFFNPVPASALVEIVLGEATVPALANDARAWVEALGKTPVTVHDAPGFASSRLGVAIGLEAIRMVEEGVASPGDIDAAMELGYKHPVGPLRTTDIVGLDVRLGIAEQLHRDLGDRFAPPQLLRDMVADGRLGKKSGRGFYHWD from the coding sequence ATGACCGCAGACGACACGGATGCCGTGGTCGGCGCAGGCGCGCCCGAGCGCGTCGGGGTGCTCGGCGGCGGCCGCATGGGCGCCGGCATCGCGCACGCGTTCGTGCTCGCCGGCAGCCAGGTGGTCGTCGTCGAGCGCGACGACGTCGCCGCGCACGCGGCCCGCGAGCGGGTCACCGAGAGCCTGCGGAGGAGCGTCGAGCGCGGCTGGTCCGAGCCGCTCGCCGAGCTCGAGGGCCGCGTGGCGACCGCGGTCGACGTCGCCGCCTTCGCCGGCAGCGGTCTCGTGATCGAGGCCGTCCCCGAGGACGAGGCGCTCAAGGCGGATGCGCTCGGCCGCGTCGAGGCGGTCCTGGCGCCCGAGGCGGCGCTCGCGAGCAACACGTCCTCGATCTCGATCGACCGGCTCGCGGCGGGCCTCGCGCGCCCCGAGCGCTTCCTGGGTCTCCACTTCTTCAACCCGGTCCCCGCATCCGCGCTCGTCGAGATCGTGCTCGGCGAGGCGACGGTCCCGGCGCTCGCGAACGACGCGCGCGCGTGGGTCGAGGCGCTCGGCAAGACGCCCGTCACCGTGCACGACGCGCCGGGCTTCGCGAGCTCGCGGCTCGGCGTCGCGATCGGGCTCGAGGCGATCCGCATGGTCGAGGAGGGCGTCGCGAGCCCGGGCGACATCGACGCCGCGATGGAGCTCGGCTACAAGCACCCGGTCGGCCCCTTGCGCACGACCGACATCGTGGGGCTCGACGTGCGGCTCGGCATCGCCGAGCAGCTGCACCGCGACCTGGGCGACCGCTTCGCGCCGCCGCAGCTGCTGCGCGACATGGTCGCCGACGGCCGCCTCGGCAAGAAGAGCGGCCGCGGCTTCTACCACTGGGATTGA
- a CDS encoding transglycosylase family protein, producing MQQSITDAPKSKRLARGGLLTGVGVAVFGAAMLVPTAANAADGATWDALAECESGGNWSIDTGNGYYGGLQFSLSTWQANGGSGNPADASRAEQIRVAENVLATQGWGAWPSCSAQIGASGQAEPSSAPAAAPQSAPGAQASNAQAGANAAPQAREQASPEALGLQLPDVEPGDETYTVESGDMLFEIAEELDVESGWLGIYAVNQDVLDDPDLIMAGQELVLPAE from the coding sequence ATGCAGCAGTCCATCACTGACGCACCCAAGTCGAAGCGCCTCGCGCGCGGCGGCCTCCTGACGGGCGTCGGCGTCGCCGTCTTCGGCGCCGCGATGCTCGTGCCGACCGCGGCGAACGCCGCCGACGGGGCGACCTGGGACGCGCTCGCCGAGTGCGAGTCGGGCGGCAACTGGTCGATCGACACCGGCAACGGCTACTACGGCGGCCTGCAGTTCTCGCTGTCGACGTGGCAGGCGAACGGCGGCTCGGGCAACCCGGCCGACGCGTCGCGCGCCGAGCAGATCCGTGTCGCCGAGAACGTGCTCGCCACGCAGGGCTGGGGCGCCTGGCCCTCGTGCTCGGCGCAGATCGGCGCGAGCGGCCAGGCCGAGCCGAGCAGCGCGCCCGCCGCGGCGCCGCAGTCGGCTCCCGGCGCGCAGGCCTCGAACGCGCAGGCCGGCGCGAACGCCGCGCCGCAGGCCCGGGAGCAGGCCTCGCCCGAGGCGCTCGGCCTGCAGCTGCCCGACGTCGAGCCGGGCGATGAGACCTACACGGTCGAGTCGGGCGACATGCTCTTCGAGATCGCCGAGGAGCTCGACGTCGAGAGCGGCTGGCTCGGCATCTACGCCGTCAATCAGGATGTGCTCGACGACCCCGACCTCATCATGGCGGGGCAGGAGCTCGTGCTGCCGGCGGAGTAG
- a CDS encoding nuclear transport factor 2 family protein — protein MADSRNPGHEAVVERLIACINDRDISVMDELFHEDAVMDWPQSGERVVGGENRRGVYGAFPQLPTITPRRLLSAGDLVVAEASLDYGGSAVYATVFIFEFRGDRIARETAYWSEPFEPPAWRAAWVEVAPS, from the coding sequence ATGGCTGACTCGCGCAACCCTGGGCATGAGGCCGTCGTCGAGCGGCTCATCGCCTGCATCAACGACCGCGACATCTCGGTGATGGACGAGCTGTTCCACGAGGATGCGGTGATGGACTGGCCGCAGTCCGGCGAGCGGGTGGTGGGCGGCGAGAACCGGCGCGGCGTCTACGGCGCGTTCCCGCAGCTGCCGACGATCACGCCCCGGCGCCTGCTGAGCGCGGGCGACCTGGTCGTCGCTGAGGCGTCGCTCGACTACGGCGGCAGCGCCGTCTACGCGACGGTGTTCATCTTCGAGTTCCGCGGCGACCGCATCGCCCGCGAGACCGCCTACTGGAGCGAACCCTTCGAGCCGCCCGCCTGGCGCGCCGCGTGGGTCGAGGTCGCCCCCTCGTAG
- a CDS encoding TetR/AcrR family transcriptional regulator: MTATEPVAAAARRGRPGYDRDSMLEVVVEAFNERGYDATSLGVLADRLGLSKSAIYHHFASKEQMLEVALGKALDALEAVFDAPEANEGPVIDRIRFVIRGAVLVLCERQPYVTLLLRLRGNTPIELEAMARRRAIDRRLRALFEASRDEGTLRPDIEPRVAERLTFGMVNSIVEWYRPGGPITPEQLADSVLQLVRTGLREPASL, translated from the coding sequence ATGACCGCCACCGAGCCCGTCGCCGCCGCCGCCCGTCGCGGCCGCCCGGGCTACGACCGCGACTCGATGCTCGAGGTCGTCGTCGAGGCGTTCAACGAGCGCGGCTACGACGCGACCTCTCTCGGGGTGCTCGCCGACCGGCTCGGGCTGTCGAAGTCGGCGATCTACCACCACTTCGCGTCGAAGGAGCAGATGCTCGAGGTGGCGCTGGGCAAGGCGCTCGACGCGCTCGAGGCCGTGTTCGACGCGCCGGAGGCCAACGAGGGCCCCGTGATCGACCGCATCCGCTTCGTGATCCGGGGCGCGGTGCTCGTGCTGTGCGAGCGGCAGCCCTACGTGACGCTGCTGCTGCGGCTGCGCGGCAACACCCCGATCGAGCTCGAGGCGATGGCGCGGCGGCGCGCGATCGACCGGCGACTGCGCGCGCTGTTCGAGGCGTCGCGCGACGAGGGCACGCTGCGGCCGGACATCGAGCCGCGCGTCGCCGAGCGGCTCACCTTCGGCATGGTCAACTCGATCGTCGAGTGGTACCGCCCGGGCGGACCGATCACGCCCGAGCAGCTCGCCGACTCGGTGCTGCAGCTCGTGCGCACGGGGCTGCGCGAGCCGGCGTCGCTGTAG
- the paaI gene encoding hydroxyphenylacetyl-CoA thioesterase PaaI: protein MALETSPPATPAVSRDETWLATIMAETDNAKAAFGIEIAELERGRAVLTMPIAESMVNGFGITHGGLVFTLADTAFAYACNEDEHVTVASGADITFAKATHAGQTLTATAERRWRAGRNGIYDVTIVDETGETVAEFRGRSFTTNRTAPTGPGGPA, encoded by the coding sequence ATGGCACTCGAGACGAGCCCACCCGCAACACCCGCGGTCAGCAGGGACGAGACCTGGCTGGCCACGATCATGGCCGAGACCGACAACGCCAAGGCGGCGTTCGGCATCGAGATCGCCGAGCTCGAACGCGGCCGCGCGGTGCTCACGATGCCCATCGCCGAGTCGATGGTGAACGGCTTCGGCATCACGCACGGCGGGCTCGTCTTCACGCTCGCCGACACCGCCTTCGCGTACGCGTGCAACGAGGACGAGCACGTCACCGTCGCCTCGGGCGCCGACATCACCTTCGCGAAGGCCACCCACGCGGGCCAGACGCTCACCGCGACCGCCGAGCGGCGCTGGCGCGCTGGCCGCAACGGCATCTACGACGTGACGATCGTCGACGAGACCGGCGAGACCGTCGCCGAGTTCCGCGGCCGCTCCTTCACGACCAACCGCACCGCACCGACCGGACCTGGAGGGCCCGCATGA
- the paaK gene encoding phenylacetate--CoA ligase PaaK, whose translation MSNASVDVAGHDLRDPGERLPLDELRALQLERLQQTVAHAYANVPTYTRKLDEAGVHPDDIRSLDDLARLPFTTKEDLRQSYPFGMFAVPREQVVRIHASSGTTGRPTVVGYTQADLDNWAEVVARSLRAAGVRPGMRVHNAYGYGLFTGGLGAHSGIERLGATVVPVSGGQTARQVQLIRDFEPDAIMCTPSYLLTIADAFEDAGLDPRETSLKVAICGAEPWTNEMRHELEQRLAIDAVDIYGLSEVMGPGVGSEYASTKDGPTIWEDHFLPEIIDGETGEVLPDGEMGELVFTSLTKTAFPVLRYRTRDLTRLLPGTAQPTMRRIEKITGRNDDMIILRGVNLFPTQIEEIALEIEHLTPHFVLELVKRGKMDGLVVKIECQPGLKPVVMTAAGEVLKARVKERIGTTVDVEIVPSGSLPRSEGKYKRVYDLRDR comes from the coding sequence ATGAGCAACGCATCCGTCGACGTCGCCGGCCACGACCTGCGCGACCCGGGCGAGCGGCTCCCGCTCGACGAGCTGCGCGCGCTGCAGCTCGAGCGGCTGCAGCAGACGGTGGCCCACGCGTACGCGAACGTGCCGACCTATACGCGGAAGCTCGACGAGGCCGGCGTGCACCCCGACGACATCCGCTCGCTCGACGACCTCGCGCGCCTGCCCTTCACGACGAAGGAGGATCTGCGCCAGTCGTACCCGTTCGGCATGTTCGCGGTGCCGCGCGAGCAGGTCGTGCGCATCCACGCCTCCTCCGGCACGACCGGCCGCCCGACCGTCGTCGGCTACACGCAGGCCGACCTCGACAACTGGGCGGAGGTCGTCGCCCGCTCGCTGCGCGCGGCGGGCGTGCGCCCGGGCATGCGCGTGCACAACGCCTACGGCTACGGCCTCTTCACCGGCGGCCTCGGCGCGCACTCGGGCATCGAGCGGCTCGGCGCGACCGTCGTGCCCGTCTCCGGTGGGCAGACCGCGCGGCAGGTGCAGCTCATCCGCGACTTCGAGCCCGACGCGATCATGTGCACGCCGTCGTACCTGCTGACGATCGCGGATGCGTTCGAGGACGCCGGGCTCGACCCGCGCGAGACGTCGCTCAAGGTCGCGATCTGCGGCGCCGAGCCGTGGACCAACGAGATGCGCCACGAGCTCGAGCAGCGGCTGGCGATCGACGCGGTCGACATCTACGGCCTCTCGGAGGTCATGGGGCCGGGCGTCGGCAGCGAGTACGCGTCGACGAAGGACGGCCCGACGATCTGGGAGGACCACTTCCTGCCCGAGATCATCGACGGCGAGACCGGCGAGGTGCTGCCCGACGGCGAGATGGGCGAGCTCGTCTTCACGTCGCTCACGAAGACCGCGTTCCCGGTGCTGCGCTACCGCACGCGCGACCTGACGCGGCTGCTGCCCGGTACCGCGCAGCCGACGATGCGGCGCATCGAGAAGATCACCGGCCGCAACGACGACATGATCATCCTGCGCGGCGTCAACCTCTTCCCGACGCAGATCGAGGAGATCGCGCTCGAGATCGAGCACCTCACGCCGCACTTCGTGCTCGAGCTCGTCAAGCGCGGCAAGATGGACGGCCTCGTCGTGAAGATCGAGTGCCAGCCGGGCCTGAAGCCCGTCGTGATGACGGCGGCCGGCGAGGTGCTGAAGGCGCGCGTGAAGGAGCGCATCGGCACGACCGTCGACGTCGAGATCGTGCCGTCGGGGTCGCTGCCGCGCTCGGAGGGCAAGTACAAGCGCGTCTACGACCTGCGCGACCGGTGA
- the paaZ gene encoding phenylacetic acid degradation bifunctional protein PaaZ yields MTRLLPSYIQDAWWEPADATDAAVVRDASTGEEVVRVSAAGLDLDAALEHARTVGQHSLAPLTFHQRAILLKQFALALTERKHELYELSVKAGATKADSWVDVDGGIGVLFTYSSKGRRELPQSSIYLDGPAEVLSKDGSFLARHICTTLPGVAVQINAFNFPVWGSLEKLAPAFLAGMPTLIKPATPTGFVAEHMVRILAESGLLPAGSVQLLNGSARELMDHLRLGDTVGFTGSASTADALRRHEAVQARGVRFTAETDSINASVLGPDATEGTPEFDAFVRGLVTEMTSKAGQKCTAIRRAIVPSGMTDAVAAAVRDRIAAKVVVGDPRAEGVTMGPLASVEQRDEVLQQVMKLREGGGAIVVGGDAGHVTLADGSMGEAPESSAFVAPTLLAFEDPEADALHTIEAFGPVSSLVEYGSAEQAAELVARGGGSLVTSVASHDAAFVSELTRRIAPHNGRILLLDRDDMRASTGHGSPLPMLVHGGPGRAGGGEELGGIRSVLHHMQRTAVQGSPAMLTALTGVWHAGAPASAEAPHPFRKSLAELRIGDQVVSERREISLDDIEHFAEFTGDLFYAHMDQEAAEANPFFPGRVAHGYLLLSFAAGLFVEPAPGPVLANTGLDNLRFMTPVSPGDSLRVTLTAKQITPRETEDYGEVRWDAVLTNQHDETVAQYDLLTYVAKTAS; encoded by the coding sequence ATGACCCGACTGCTGCCCAGCTACATCCAGGACGCCTGGTGGGAGCCCGCCGACGCGACCGACGCCGCGGTCGTCCGCGACGCATCCACCGGTGAGGAGGTCGTGCGCGTCAGCGCCGCAGGCCTCGACCTCGATGCCGCGCTCGAGCACGCGCGCACCGTCGGCCAGCACAGCCTCGCGCCGCTCACGTTCCACCAGCGGGCGATCCTGCTCAAGCAGTTCGCGCTCGCCCTCACCGAGCGCAAGCACGAGCTCTACGAGCTGAGCGTCAAGGCGGGCGCGACGAAGGCCGACAGCTGGGTCGACGTCGACGGCGGCATCGGCGTGCTCTTCACCTACTCGTCGAAGGGCCGGCGCGAGCTGCCGCAGTCGTCGATCTACCTCGACGGGCCCGCCGAGGTGCTCTCGAAGGACGGCTCGTTCCTCGCCCGCCACATCTGCACGACGCTGCCGGGCGTCGCGGTGCAGATCAACGCGTTCAACTTCCCCGTCTGGGGCTCGCTCGAGAAGCTCGCGCCCGCGTTCCTCGCCGGCATGCCGACGCTCATCAAGCCGGCGACCCCCACGGGCTTCGTCGCCGAGCACATGGTGCGCATCCTCGCCGAGTCGGGCCTGCTGCCAGCCGGCAGCGTGCAGCTGCTGAACGGCTCGGCGCGCGAGCTCATGGACCACCTGCGCCTCGGCGACACCGTCGGCTTCACGGGCAGCGCCTCGACCGCCGACGCGCTGCGCCGCCACGAGGCCGTGCAGGCCCGCGGCGTGCGCTTCACCGCCGAGACCGACTCGATCAACGCATCCGTGCTCGGGCCCGACGCCACCGAGGGCACCCCCGAGTTCGACGCGTTCGTGCGCGGGCTCGTCACCGAGATGACGTCGAAGGCGGGGCAGAAGTGCACGGCCATCCGCCGCGCGATCGTGCCGAGCGGCATGACGGATGCGGTGGCCGCGGCCGTGCGCGACCGGATCGCCGCGAAGGTGGTCGTCGGCGACCCGCGCGCCGAGGGCGTCACGATGGGTCCGCTCGCGTCGGTCGAGCAGCGCGACGAGGTGCTGCAGCAGGTCATGAAGCTGCGCGAGGGCGGCGGCGCGATCGTCGTCGGGGGCGACGCGGGCCACGTGACGCTCGCCGACGGGTCGATGGGCGAGGCGCCCGAGTCGAGCGCGTTCGTCGCGCCGACGCTGCTCGCCTTCGAGGACCCCGAGGCGGATGCGCTGCACACGATCGAGGCGTTCGGCCCGGTCTCGTCGCTCGTCGAGTACGGCAGCGCTGAGCAGGCCGCCGAGCTCGTGGCGCGCGGCGGCGGATCGCTCGTCACCTCGGTCGCGTCGCACGATGCGGCATTCGTGAGCGAGCTCACCCGCCGCATCGCGCCGCACAACGGCCGCATCCTGCTGCTCGACCGCGACGACATGCGCGCCTCGACCGGCCACGGCTCGCCGCTGCCGATGCTCGTGCACGGCGGGCCCGGCCGCGCCGGCGGCGGCGAGGAGCTCGGCGGCATCCGCTCGGTGCTGCACCACATGCAGCGCACCGCCGTGCAGGGCTCGCCGGCCATGCTCACGGCGCTCACCGGGGTGTGGCACGCGGGGGCGCCGGCGTCGGCCGAGGCACCGCATCCGTTCCGCAAGTCGCTCGCCGAGCTGCGGATCGGCGACCAGGTGGTCTCGGAGCGGCGCGAGATCAGCCTCGACGACATCGAGCACTTCGCCGAGTTCACCGGCGACCTCTTCTACGCCCACATGGATCAGGAGGCGGCAGAGGCCAACCCGTTCTTCCCCGGGCGGGTCGCGCACGGCTACCTGCTGCTGTCGTTCGCGGCGGGGCTCTTCGTCGAGCCGGCACCCGGCCCCGTGCTCGCGAACACGGGCCTCGACAACCTGCGCTTCATGACGCCGGTCTCCCCCGGCGACTCGCTGCGCGTGACGCTCACCGCCAAGCAGATCACCCCGCGCGAGACCGAGGACTACGGCGAGGTGCGGTGGGATGCGGTGCTCACGAACCAGCACGACGAGACGGTCGCGCAGTACGACCTGCTGACCTACGTCGCGAAGACCGCATCGTAG
- a CDS encoding DinB family protein — translation MPIEPDTKDWTWVLHERCPECGFDPLDAPRDDLGRRIRHAAAAMHQRLHGDAVTERPDDATWSPLEYAAHVRDVCDVMRTRLHQMLGEDDPVFANWDQDQAAIDGDYASLDPEHVAAEVDLAAAQLANAADAVPADAWGRPGRRSNGSVFTVETLLVYALHDLEHHVVDVTKAR, via the coding sequence ATGCCGATCGAGCCAGACACGAAGGACTGGACGTGGGTGCTGCACGAGCGGTGCCCCGAGTGCGGGTTCGACCCGCTCGACGCGCCGCGCGACGACCTCGGCCGCCGCATCCGCCACGCCGCCGCCGCGATGCACCAGCGGCTGCACGGCGACGCAGTGACGGAGCGGCCCGACGACGCGACGTGGTCGCCGCTCGAGTACGCCGCGCACGTGCGCGACGTGTGCGACGTGATGCGCACGCGGCTGCACCAGATGCTCGGCGAGGACGATCCCGTGTTCGCGAACTGGGATCAGGATCAGGCGGCGATCGACGGCGACTACGCGAGCCTCGACCCCGAGCACGTCGCCGCCGAGGTCGACCTCGCCGCGGCGCAGCTCGCGAACGCGGCGGATGCGGTGCCCGCGGATGCGTGGGGCCGGCCGGGCAGGCGCTCCAACGGCTCGGTGTTCACGGTCGAGACGCTGCTCGTCTACGCGCTGCACGACCTCGAGCACCACGTCGTCGATGTGACGAAGGCTCGCTGA